The proteins below come from a single Flavobacterium lindanitolerans genomic window:
- a CDS encoding SusE domain-containing protein has protein sequence MKNIAKSLIALFAVLAVSCSSDDVEDRPVITAKDAPVLVAPEGGNTYTLLLENAANQAERFVWTSANFDQNVAINYELQLDAVGNEFATPRSLGSVIGANQLSVSVETLNGAVLGAGGEAFVTGNYEVRVKASVNGTFEPLYSNVATISVTPYVALDPVLYLVGAPQAYYGLNQWDNTTAMPLRYIGNGTTKIFEGYVKVAAGEGFKFIGEQGTWDNGNYGVIGGVQDGNLKNAGDSGDIKVAENDGNGLYYIWVDIDNLKYKSVKMNWGIIGSATAGGWDNETAMTYNFAANKFTISASLAAGEMKFRAANAGNFIASNAWKFNVGNSDPKVVYNPDAPNFAIGGGTANLELTVNFDGTAVVGGL, from the coding sequence ATGAAAAATATAGCAAAATCATTAATTGCATTATTCGCAGTCCTGGCTGTTTCATGTAGCTCGGACGATGTTGAAGACAGACCGGTAATAACGGCTAAAGATGCACCGGTTTTAGTAGCCCCTGAAGGAGGAAATACCTATACGCTTCTTTTAGAAAACGCAGCAAATCAAGCAGAACGCTTTGTATGGACTTCTGCTAATTTTGACCAAAATGTCGCAATCAATTATGAACTTCAATTAGATGCTGTGGGCAATGAATTTGCAACTCCGCGTTCTTTAGGTTCTGTAATTGGAGCCAACCAATTGTCTGTTTCTGTTGAAACTTTGAATGGAGCTGTTCTGGGTGCAGGTGGTGAGGCTTTTGTTACCGGAAACTATGAAGTAAGAGTAAAGGCAAGTGTTAATGGTACTTTCGAACCGCTTTACAGTAATGTGGCTACAATATCAGTAACACCTTATGTGGCGCTTGATCCGGTTCTATATCTTGTAGGAGCACCTCAGGCTTATTACGGATTAAACCAATGGGATAATACAACTGCAATGCCACTGCGTTATATTGGTAATGGGACAACTAAAATTTTCGAAGGTTATGTAAAAGTAGCCGCAGGCGAAGGATTTAAGTTTATTGGAGAGCAAGGAACCTGGGATAACGGGAACTACGGTGTAATTGGTGGAGTTCAGGACGGGAATCTTAAAAATGCAGGAGATAGTGGTGATATCAAAGTGGCAGAAAATGATGGAAACGGACTTTACTACATCTGGGTTGATATTGACAACTTAAAATACAAATCAGTTAAGATGAACTGGGGTATTATAGGTTCTGCTACTGCAGGTGGTTGGGACAATGAGACAGCCATGACTTATAATTTTGCAGCAAATAAATTTACAATTTCTGCATCGTTGGCTGCTGGAGAAATGAAATTCAGAGCGGCAAACGCTGGGAATTTTATCGCTAGTAATGCCTGGAAATTCAATGTAGGAAACAGTGATCCAAAAGTGGTTTACAATCCGGATGCTCCAAACTTTGCTATTGGTGGCGGTACAGCAAACCTGGAACTGACTGTTAATTTTGACGGAACAGCAGTAGTAGGAGGCTTATAA
- a CDS encoding RagB/SusD family nutrient uptake outer membrane protein: MKKMLDILGKKALLLLVIMAIGVSCTDDLDVMPQDDDDFTAEKFYENPQAYRMFLAKLYLGLAKAGNGEGDGGEDLQGIRNDFSPYLRAFYTLQQLPTDESVIAWQDGNLPSMNSHTWTSNNEFIYVMYSRTFYQISLANEFLRQSTPDKVGSRNVDPAILNDMKSYRAEARFLRALSLYHAMDLFGRVPIVTENDPVGFFYPQQREKIDVFNYIKDELIAIDADLKESRTNEYGRVDKIAAKMLLSKLYLNAEVYIGQPKYAEAADALQAVLNSTYQIANVPYKYLFMADNDVNGAQNEFIFPVRFDGQYTTSGGTNYLVHASILSSMNASDFGVDGGWKGLRARREFVNKFADVTGASDNRAMFHTTGQTLDIASIADETQGYAVTKWTNKRSDGSNGSNPTGAFVDTDFPLFRLADAYLMYAELAVRGQGSLSQAVTYVNALRTRANAGTISQGDLNLDFILAERSRELYWECHRRQDLIRFGKFTGGSYLWQWKGNSANGAPISDHLKLFPIPDRAKAANPTLQQNTGY, translated from the coding sequence ATGAAAAAAATGTTAGACATACTAGGGAAGAAAGCGCTGCTATTGCTTGTCATTATGGCAATAGGCGTTTCCTGTACGGACGATTTAGATGTAATGCCACAGGATGATGATGACTTTACAGCTGAAAAATTCTACGAAAACCCTCAAGCTTACAGAATGTTTTTGGCAAAACTTTACCTTGGATTGGCAAAAGCCGGAAATGGGGAAGGTGATGGAGGTGAAGATTTGCAAGGAATCAGAAATGACTTCAGTCCTTATTTGAGAGCATTCTATACGTTGCAACAGTTACCAACGGATGAGTCGGTAATAGCGTGGCAGGATGGTAACTTGCCATCAATGAACTCTCATACATGGACAAGCAATAACGAGTTCATTTATGTAATGTATTCTAGAACCTTTTACCAAATCAGTTTGGCGAATGAGTTCTTGAGACAATCGACTCCGGATAAAGTAGGTAGCAGAAATGTTGATCCGGCTATCCTGAACGATATGAAATCGTACAGAGCAGAAGCCAGATTTTTGAGAGCATTGTCACTCTACCATGCAATGGATTTGTTTGGACGTGTGCCTATTGTTACAGAAAATGATCCTGTTGGATTCTTTTATCCACAACAGAGAGAGAAAATCGATGTTTTCAATTACATAAAAGATGAATTGATTGCTATTGATGCTGATTTGAAAGAGTCAAGAACGAATGAATACGGAAGAGTTGACAAAATTGCCGCAAAAATGCTTTTGTCAAAACTGTATTTGAATGCTGAGGTATACATAGGGCAGCCTAAATATGCGGAAGCTGCTGATGCATTACAGGCAGTTTTAAACTCAACTTACCAGATTGCCAACGTTCCTTACAAATATTTGTTTATGGCAGATAACGATGTGAATGGTGCGCAAAATGAATTTATTTTCCCGGTACGTTTTGATGGTCAATACACAACCAGTGGAGGAACCAATTATTTAGTTCACGCTTCTATTTTGAGTTCAATGAACGCGAGCGACTTTGGAGTTGATGGTGGTTGGAAAGGACTAAGAGCAAGAAGAGAATTTGTAAACAAATTTGCCGATGTAACAGGAGCTTCAGATAACAGAGCGATGTTCCATACAACAGGACAGACTTTGGATATTGCCAGTATTGCTGACGAAACGCAAGGATATGCAGTGACTAAATGGACTAACAAAAGATCCGATGGTTCTAACGGTTCAAATCCAACAGGAGCATTTGTCGATACAGACTTCCCGTTATTCCGTTTGGCTGATGCTTATCTGATGTATGCTGAATTGGCAGTCAGAGGTCAAGGTTCACTTTCACAAGCAGTAACTTATGTAAACGCTTTAAGAACCAGAGCGAATGCAGGTACTATATCTCAGGGAGATCTTAATTTGGATTTTATCCTGGCAGAAAGATCCAGAGAATTATATTGGGAATGCCACAGACGCCAGGATTTGATTCGTTTTGGAAAATTTACAGGCGGTTCTTACCTATGGCAATGGAAAGGCAACTCTGCTAACGGAGCACCAATTTCAGATCATTTGAAATTGTTCCCGATTCCGGACAGAGCAAAAGCTGCCAACCCAACTTTACAACAAAATACAGGATATTAA